The Myxococcales bacterium DNA window CCGCGTCGTCATGAGCTTCTGCTTCAGGCTATCGGCTTCGCGAACCACGTCCTGCCAGCCAGCCTGCGCCGCCTCCGCGATCATGCGCTCGGCTTCGGCGACCACGTCGTTCATTTCTGTCTGCGCGTCGCCGAGGCGCTTCTTCAGCGTCGGTCCATCGGTCGACTCGTTGCCGCCTTCGACGAGGTCGGCAACGGGCTGCGTGGCCCGCTTCGCGCGTTCGGCCAGCGCCACGAAGCGCTGCATCACGACCGCGTGCTCCGCCATGCGACTCTCGATGCGGCGCGCCACGTCGAGCGTCTTCTCGGCAGCACCCTGCTGCCGGTTTCGGGCACCTTGCATCGCCGTCATGAGCATTTCGACGTCGTGGCCCAAGCGCTGCTCGCAGGCCGCCGCTTCCTCGAGGAGCTTGGTGGCGCGTGCAAGGCTCTTCTGCGAAGAGAGCGGCATGGCCGCTAGCTCCACGGCGAGCTCGTCGTAGCGGATGAGGTCGTGCTCAAAGGTTGCAGCTGCGGTCGCGAGTGGAGTTTTCGCCGTCACCCTCGCAGGGTTGGCCTTTCGGCGGCTTTGCACAAGTGGAAAAGCCGCGAGTGGTCCCAGCAGCCCCAACGGCCTCGGTGGGTCGCTTCGCGGTCATCAACGTTCGATGGCTCGGAGTCGCGCCCGCTCCCGTGCGAGGAGCCGCGGCAAGATCTCCTCGAGCGCAATGGGCACGATGGCGTTGTGAGCGTCGGCGCCGTAAACGGCGACTTTCTCCAACGTGAACGATGAAAAGGGAGGCGCCTCCTCTTCGAAGCCGTGTGCCAGCGCGAGAACGTCGCGGGGCCATTCAAGGTCTTGCCACGCAAAAAGCACCGGCCGGTTGGTGCGCGCCGCCGCGCGTCCGATCTCCTCGTCTTGGCACGTGTCGATGGCAAGGATTGCTGCGGGGATCTCGTCGTCGCGAGTCATGGGCACGAAGAGCCCTGTCTCGCTGCTGCAGCCGGCGCCGCTATGGCCGACCAAGAACACGCGCGCGCGGTCAACGCGGTGGCCCGCGGCTTGCGCGGCGAGCGCCGTCGCTTCGACGAAGGTGGGGAGGTCGAAGTCCAGCCACAGCGTCCTTGCCGCGCCGCTGTCCTTAAGCTGACTCGGCGCAGCGACCAAGAACGGACCGACGGTCCGCGCCACACGCTCGAAGGTGGGGCGAAGGTCGGCGCGTCCGCCGCCGAACCACAGGTGCTTCTGCGGCACGAAGTTCAAGCCGTGCAAAAACACGACGAGCGGAAGTGGGTCTCGGTTGGCGTCGCCGGCCAAGTGGAGCCATGAGCTCTTGGCGCCCGTCGCCCCAAGCAACGCCTCGTCGGCGTAGGAGAAGGAAAAGGACCGCGCGGGCTCGGCGTGGGCGGCGCTCGCTGCAAGGGCCGCACATAGCGGCGCAAGCCGAGCGAGCACGCAGCGCGAGGGCGTCACGAAGTGAGGATAGCGCCCCCACGGCGCGTCATCGCGGCGGGCCGCGTCTCAAAGGAAGAAAGACACGCCCACCGTCAAGGCCGGGTACCCAAGACGCATCGTCAGCGCAATTCGTTCGTTGAAGTGGTACCGGCCACCCGCGCTGAAGGTTGGGACGACGTAGTCCCGGGAGCCGAAGGCCACCGCCACGCCCGGCTCGCCGAAGACCGACCAGTGCGTCGAAAGCCAGAAGTTCCACTGCATGACCACCGGGACGACGAAGGGAACCGAGCCCCGTGCTGGGAAGAAGGCGTCGGCGCCGACGCCCAACCCGATGCTGTTGTTGATGGTCGGCACGAAGCCGTTTTGGACGAGGATGAATGTTCCACGGAATCCCGCACCGGCGGAGAAGTTACGAACGAACGGGCCGTAGCCCACGAGGCCGTGCGGCTCCGCGTCGAAGAAGTAGCGGGGATGGTCGCCGGGGTTCTTGATGAGGAGCTGCTCGTCGGCGTGGGCCGACGACGACGCGCACACGACGAACGCGGCCACGGCGCTGGCGAGCGTGAGGCGGGTGCAGGTGTGGGGCGTGGAAGTTCGCATGGGCATTCGCGGTCTCCGAAAACACGATACAAGGTTGAGGGCCCGAGGGAAGCTCGGTGCCGCCTGGTCTTCCCGCTTGCCATGCGTCGCCACGCGATGATCCGCTCCAACGTCGTCGCCTTCGTCATCGTCTTCGTTAGCGCCCTCGCGTCGCACGGCTTGGCTGACGAACGGCACGACGACGCACGTCGCGCCTTCGACGAGGGGGTCCGGCTATTCGAACTGGGTGACTTCGAGGGAGCGCGAGCTCTCTTTCTCCGGGCCGAAGCGGCGCGCCACTCGTCGGCGACACTGTTCAACTTGGCTCGCGCCGAGGAGAAGCTCCAAAACGTTCAGGCGGCGGTACTCGCCTACGAGGCGTACCTGGTCGAGGCGGGGGCCAGCACCGATCTGGGCCTCGCGGCTTCCGTCGCGGTGGCGGAGCTCAAGGCGCGCTCCGCGCGTCTTCGCGTCGAGTCGCGACCGCCCTCGGCGCACGTGGAGATCGATGGCCGCACCGACAAGGGGCTCACGCCAACCTTGATCTACGTGCGGCCCGGCGTTCACCGCGTGCGTGTGTGGGATGCCCGGCGGGAGCAGGTTCGTGTGGTCCACGCCGAGGCGCCGCAAGTCGAAACCCTCGTCGACGTCGACCTGATGCCAGCGGCCGCACCGGCCGAGTCCGATGCGTCGCGCGACGACGCTGCGCGGGCGCCTGGAGGCCTCGGCTTTGTGGGACTCTCCGGCGCCCTCGTGACGTACCACTTTGTTGGCGAGCCCAAGTCGCCAGCGGCGACCAACTTCGCCGATCACACCAACGTCACCGTCGGCGCCGCCGTCGACGGCGGCATCCGGTTTGCGACTCGACTCTTCGCGACCGCCGACGCCTTCGCCTCGGTTGGGACCTACGGCCACCCGAACTACGTCGTTGGAGGAAGTGCCGGCGTCGCGTATCGGGCCGACGCGGGCTTGTGGTTTCGCGCGGCCGCCACCATCGCATCTGTCGATAGCAACAAGGACGGGCGCGTCCTCGGCACCGACGTGGTCCTCGGACCCTCCGTGGAGCTCTCTTACGAGCTCTCGCGCAACGCCGCCGGCGCGTGGCTCGTCGGTGCCGGCGCCAGCTACCTGCCTGCCGACGCCCGGCGCGACAACGACGCGGTGTTCTTTCCGGTCCGCCTCACCTATCGCCTCGGTCGGCTCGCCGCGCTCTAGGTTGCCTGCGCGCAGCGAACTCGAAGGCGCGCCGCGCTCTCAGCCGCCGCGCTTGGCGACTTCGAGCGCACCCGGGATCTTGCGAATGGCCGCGGAGGCGGCCGCGCGGATGGCGCCGTCCTCCACGACGCGGGCGTGCGCCGGGTCGTTTTCGGCGCGGGAGCGCTGGTTGAGAATGATCACGACGCTTCCATCCTTGGCGGAGCGGACCGTGGTCGACAGGATGCAGGTCGTGGAGATCTTCTCCTGCGTCCGCTCCGTGTCGAGGCCAACCACGGAGACCGACACCACGTACGGCTTCATGCGGGTCGACTTGCGCCAGTCGATGGTGTCGAGCTCCTCTTCGAGGGTCGACCGGACAAGCGTCAGCTTGCCCTTGGCTTCCGGCGCCGTCGCGATGACCTCGCCGATGGAGACGAGCTTGGTCTTCGCGGCGAAGGCTGCTGAGCTGCTGAGAGCGAGCGCGGCGGCGGCGACCAGCAGGGGGCGGAGCTTCATCGACAACGACCATGCATGGTCTCATCGAGGAACAACAGTATTTAACCCGAACAAGTCCGTCTCATCCGGGCTCGGCGGAACTCTGAATCCATGGCGGGCCGTGTTGCGTGTGGGATACGCCGTCGGCGGCAAAATCCTCCGCAAAATAAGCCACGGAAAATCGTTTGAGAGCCAACGGTCGGTGTCTCAGGTCGCGTCCTCGAGGCGCCGGCTCACGTCGCCGATCACGGGGTAGTCGTACTCGTAGCCCTGGTAGATCTTGACCGCCGCGATGAGGTGCCAGACGAGGAAGAGCGGAATGGCGGCGCCGCAGGTGAGGACCGAGATCCCGGTCCCCGCGAGCGACCAGAGCAGCGCTTGCCGCGCCTGGTGCTCGACCCACCGCGACTCGCCGCGCTTCAGCAGATAGACGGCTAACGGCGCGAGAAACCAAGCGAATAGCGTCCCGCCGTGGGCCATGACGGCGGCGAGGCGTTCGCGCTCGGTGGGGGTCGTGACGAGGCTTCCGGGGAACGTCGCATTCATGAGGGTCTGTTCGCCCGAGGGCCGCCGAAAATTTCCGACCACGCGCTTTTCTGGGCCTGCTTTTCTGGGCCTGCCCGGGGCACAAGCCCGGGGCGACCGGCGCTACAGGCTTCGAGCCCACGCCAGCCCTACGCTGGCGACAGCCCCGAGCGCGGCGCCGACGAACACTTCGGCGGGAGTGTGCCGGCGTAGGGCGATGCGGGACCAAGCCACAGCGGCGGCGGCGGCGAGCAAGAGCCCGAAGGCCCAAGGCTCGCCCACGCCGACGGTTCCGGCGGCAACGACGGCGAAGGCCGTGTGCAGCGAGGCCTTGATGACCCGGTTGACGAGGCTGCCCACGGCAAACAACGCGAATGCGCAGGCCGTTCCCACCACCGCGCTCCGCGGCGCCCCGGTGAAGTGGAGCGCGGCGGCCGCGCATGCCGTGGCAGCCATCGAGACGCGGTAGAACCCTCCGCGCTCTTCGCGCTTCGAGACGTCGACATGCGAGAGCGTGCCTCGCCTCACGCCGTGCACCAGGTACGCGGCCACGGCCAGCATCGCTACGACGACGGTGCCGAGAATCGCCGCCGCTTGCGCGACGCTCACGCGTCCCCGCATCGCAAGGGTCATCGCCACGGGCACGAGCACCATCGGGTGACCTACGATGGATACACTCCGCGCGAGCCGCGAGGCCTTGGCCGAGTGGTCCGACGCATCCATGAACGGCGAGCGTAGCGCGTTCACCGGCCCCAGACTCGCGTAGGCTTCGCCCATGGCAAAGCTCAAGAAGTCGAACGGTCCCTTCGAGCGGCTCACGGACTTGCTCCGGGAATCGCCTCCCGTGCCCGTCGACCAACCCTTCGACGCAGCTGCGCTCGAGCCGCTCTACGCCTTGGCTCGCGCGCACGATCGTCGCGTCGTGGCCTTCCTAGAGACGCTTGCGACCTTGAACACGAGCTTTCACCTCTACGACATCGAGATGTTTCCCGCGCAGCTCCTCCGCGGAAAGCGGGGCGAAGCCTGGAACGCCGGCGCGAGCGTCGTCACCGAGGACGACGTGTGCCTCGCCAAGAACGGCGCCGGCGACATCTACGTATGGCACGCGCCGTCGGGCAAAGTGCGCTTCCTGCAACACGACAAGGGCTGGGCCGTCGACGGGACGTTCCGCAACGTCGACGAGTTCGTCGAACACGCGATGTCGCAGGTCGTTGAGCTGCTCGAAGAGGACTCGCTCGACGACGCCGACGACGCGATGATCGCGGGGCTTCGCTTCGCGCTCTCCGTTGCCGGCGACGAGTCCCTCGACGACGACGCGCGGGCAAAGCTCGTGGACCTTCGTGTCATGAAGGCGTAGCGAAGCGGGCGCGGCGTAACCTTGGCGAAGCCGACTTCGCCGGCCGTGGGGGCGAAATTCGCTCTAGCCTTGGGCGATGACGACGCGCGTCTACCTGGTCCGGCACGGCGCCACACCGCTCGCAGCCGAGGACCGCTTCGCCGGCTCGACGGACGTCGAACTCTCGGACGAGGGACACCGGCAGGCCGAGCGCCTTGCGGAGCGCCTCGCCAGCGAGCCCGTCGCCGCGATCTACGCGAGCCCGATGAAGCGCACCGTGGCGACGGCGGCTCACGTCGCGAAGCCGCACGGCATCGAGGCCATGACCGACGGCGATCTGCGAGAGATCGATCACGGTCGCTGGGAGGGGCTCACCCGGGCTGAGGTCGAGGAGCGATTCCCGGACGAATACGCCGCCTGGGATCGCGATCCCTTCACCTTCGCGCCCGACGGCGGCGAGCCGGGGGTGCACGTGATGGCGCGAGCGCTTCCCGCTGTGCGCCGCATCGTGGCAGCGAACGTCGGCAAGGCCATCGTCATCGTGTCGCACAAGGCGACCATTCGCCTGGTCCTCTGCGCGCTCCTTGGCATCGACGCGCGTGGCTATCGCGATCGCCTCGACCAACACCCCGCCTGTTTGAACGCGCTCGACTTCAAGGATCCCGTTCGCGTGCGCCTCGTTACGTTCAACGATTGCTCGCACTACACGAGAGCCCCCATGGCGACGGGCGCCAGCCTGTCGAAGTGGTGGAGCGAGCCTCGCTGACGCACGCGCCGCCCTCGTTGAACCAGCGACCACGGAACGAAGGGGTCCGATCGGTACCCTGCCGCTGTGCCACGGTGAGACACGGGGCGACGAGCTTCGCCGCGAATGCGGACGCGCCGAGGAGCCATGCGCGCTCCCGCCCCGCGCTTTTCATGGGTCGAAAGTCGGCATGACGTGTGCACTCGGCGGGGCCTTCGAGAGGTCGTCCCATGTCCACGTTGTTCGGTCCCGTCCGTCGCCGCTGCTCCGCCTTTGTTGCTCCGCTCTCGAGGCGGCCTTTTCTGCTTCGGTCTACCAGCGCCGCGCTTCTCTCGGTGCTGGCGGTCGCGTGTTCAAGCACGGTTGATGACGCAGCCGTGCCAGCGGCTTCGGAGGTTCGCGACGGTGGCGGTGCGCAAACGGAACCCGCGTGCGTCATCGGCACGATGCGGTGCCAGGCGACGCTTGTCAGTCGCTGCGAGCTTGGCGAAGGCGGGGTCGCCGCGTGGTCGGCGCCGTCGCGTTGTCCCGGCGACGAAGGGTGTCGTGCGGAGCGCTGCGAGCCGCCGACAAGTCGACAGCGGACCCAGGCGGCCGCCGTGGCTGGCCTCATCGCCGAACTGTCGGCGAAGTCGGCGTGGCACGAAGACGTCGACGCGGCCGCCCTTACGGTCCGTGAGCGCGCCGCGATCCTCAAGGGCGATGGAGAAGACGCGACCTACTTTGGTTCCGCGTGGCGCGTGATGAATGCGTTTCCGCAGGGGCACCAGGGGCTCTACTCCGCGGCATGCGACGCGGCCATGCCGCAGCAGAACACGTCGCGCTTCGGCGTCTGCGGCCGGCCCGCTGCCGATGGCGTTGTGGTGACGCTCGCGAGCGCGCAGAACAAGCTCGGGCTCCGCGCTGGCGACATCGTCCTTCAAGCCGGCGCCGACGCCGGCGACGCGATGCTCGAGGCCGCGTACATGAGGCCTGTGTGCGGCAGCGTGTTTCCCTCGAAGTCGGGTCGCCTCACGGCCGGCGCCGCGTCGTTCTTCGCGCACGTTGCGGCGGGCACGGTGCTCAGGGTGCGCGACTCGGGCGGGGCCCTGCGCGAGGTGACGGTGCCGGAGGAGAGCGACGCGAAGGTGACCGATTGCACCGACCCCTTCTCACGGAGCCGGCGGATCTACGCGGAGGCCACCAAGCGACCGGACGGCGTGGCGGTGATTCGCCTTCCGAGCTTCTTCCCGTACGACAAGACGCTTGGGGCGAATGCCACCGATGCCGACGTCCAAGCGATGCTTGATGCCTATCGCGCCAAGATCGCCCTTGTCTTCAACACCGTCAAAGATGCACCCGCCATCGTGTGGGACGCGCGAGGCAACACGGGCGGCTTCACGCCCGTCGCGCTCGCTATCGTCAGCGGCTTCGGCAGCGCTCGAGCCGCGGACCTTTCGTACTGCCGGTCGCGAGAGTTCGGGTCGTCGCCCATCGCCTATGGCGTCGACACGTATGCGGCCTACGCCGTCGAACCGGGCGGACCCTTCGCGTACACCGGCAAGGTCGCTGTCGTCACCGATGGCCTCGCCTACAGCGCCGGCGACTACTTTCCCTTCGCCGCAGCCCGAGGCTCGAGCGCGGTTGTCGTTGGCATGAGCGCGGGAGCGTTCGGCGGCGGCAACGGGCCCATCGAGCTCGCCGGGCCTCCCACGCTCTTCGCGAACTACGATCCGACGGCTTGCTTCGACGTGCTGACGGGCGCGCCGCTCGAGGGTTCGCCGCTGCCGTCAACGCCCATCGAGTACGTGCCGACCGATCTCGCAGCTGGCAAAGACACACCCATCGAGCGCGCGGTTCTCGCGCTGGGGCTCTAGATGGCGCTGGCGCGCCGTGCCGCCGCGTCGCGCTCGTAAGTCTCAGACGTGCGGTCCTGGTCCTAGGACTTCGGGCACGCTCTCGGTCGCGATTTCCGCAGCGCGAACGGTGCTTTCCGCCGTGGGTGCGCGTTCGCGCCACCTTCGTCGCGGCACGCGTGTCGCAGAGGCGTTGGGCGTCGCCCGACTCGGCCATGTCGACCGAGCGACCCAGGAGAACTGCCTATGCACCTTCGAACCTCGCTCTCGCTCTTTCTCGCCGCGGCCGCTTCCGCGTGCATGGTTCAGGATGAAACGCTCGGCGGCACACCGACCGGCGCGGCGGCCAACGGCGGCGTGGCAGGTGGCGGAAGCGCGAGCGGCGGCGGCGCCGCTGGGACAAGCAACGCGGCGGGGGCAAGTGGCTCCGGCGGCGCCGGGCCCGGCTCCGTCGACCCGACGGCGGGAGCGGACGGCGGCGCGGCCGGTGGCGGACAACCGGGCTCGACGAATGGCGGCGGCGTGACCCCCAACGTCGACGCCGGGGTCGCCACGGTTCCAACGACTCACCCGCGCATTTATCTCAACGCTTCGAACATGGCGCGCCTCCAGGCCACGCTCGCCGCCAAGACGCCGGCGGCGACGCGGTTCAAGGCGACGGTGGACACCGCCGTCGCCGGCGGCGACGTGTACGCGTTTCAGCCATGGAACGCCGCGCTCGTGGGACGCCTCACGGGACAGGCCTCGTATTGCACCTGGGCCGTCAACGCCGTGGACCAGGACGTAGTCACGGAGGAAGGGCGCATCGCCAGCGGCGCGCGCGCCGAGGTGGCCGCCGACAGCTATCTCGAGGTCGGCGAGCGTATCGGTGATCTCGCCCTCGTCTATGACTGGTGCTTCGCATCGACGTCGGCGGCGCAACGTCAGCGCTGGATCACATACGCCAACCAGGCCGTGTGGAACGTGTGGCACCCAGCGCAAGCCACCTGGGGTGGCCACGCCTTTCCGTGGACCGGTTGGTCCGTCGACAACCCTGTGAACAACTACTACTTCTCATTCTTGCGGGCGACGATGTTGCTCGGCCTCGCGACGCGCGGTGAAAACGCCCAGGCCGACGACTGGATCAAGAAGTTCCGCGACGAGAAGATCCAGGCGCAGCTCATTCCGACCTATCAGTCGTCGCTCGTCGGCGGCGGGTCACGCGAGGGCACCGGTTACGGCGTCGCCATGGCCGAGCTCTTTCGCCTCTACGACATGTGGCAAGCGACGACCGGCGAGCGCCTCGCCGACAAGACCTCGCAGGCGCGCTCGTCGATGACGTGGATGATGCACGCGACGGTGCCTACGCTAGACCGCATCGCGCCCATCGGGGACCACGCGCGCGACCAGACGGCTGCCCTCTTTGACTACCACCGCGCCTACCTCGAAGCGCTCACGGGGCTCTACCCGAGCGACCCCCTCTCGCGCGTCGTCAAGGACTACCTGGCGACGTGCTCCGTCAAGGAGATGGGCCAGGGCTTCATGCGGTACTCGGACTTTCTCTACGACAACCCTGCGCTCACGCGCAAACCGCTCGCAGACCTCGCGCGGACGTACCACGCCAAGGGCACCGGTTACGTCTTCGCGCGCTCCGGTTGGACCCCCGACGCGACGTGGTTGGAGTTCACGGCGGGGCCCTACACCGAGTCGCACGCTCACCACGACCAGGGCCAGCTCCTCGTCTACAAGCGCCAATGGCTCGCCTACGACGGCAACATCGATAGCGCGAGCGGCATCGTCCAGGACGAGAACGTCCACAACATCGTCGGGCTCTCGCGCGGCGGCTCCACCGTCGCCATGCAAGAGGGCCAAGGGCCGGCGACGCTCAAGGCGCTGCGCGACGACGCGGAGCTCACGCACATGGCCGGCGACCTTCGGCCGGCGTACCCGGCTAGCGCTGGCGTGGCCAAGAACGAGCGCGAGGTCGTGTTCCTCAAGCCCAACGTGATTGTGGTGTTCGACCGGGTCGGCGGAGCGGCGGGGCAGGGCGCGCTCACGAAGCGCTGGCAGCTCAACACACCCATTGCGCCGCAGGTCTCGGGCGCAAGCGCCGTCATCGGCGCCGCGCCTTCGAACCTTGTCGTGATGCCCATCATGCCGTCGTCGGCGCCGAACGTCGCCGCGCTGCCGTCGGTCAATGGCGAGGTCCATGCGGGCCATCAAGTGAGCTGGACCCTCTCGGGCACAGGCACGGAGTACTTCCTGATGGTGCTCTCGCTCGACGGTGCCGCCACGGCGGCCACGGCCTCGGACGCTGCTGGGCAACGTGGCGTGACCGTCTCCCTCGCCGGTGGGCGGACCGCCACCGTGCGCTTCAACGAAGCGGGCGTCGGTGGAAGCGTCGAGCTCCGAACGGGCGGCGCCGTGACCAAGTCCGTCGCCCTCGACGCGACCGTCGCGACGCTGCCGGAGCTCGCGGTTCCCTGACCGTGTGCAAGGTGCACGTAACTCGGGGGTCACCATGAATCGTTGCGGAGGCCTGATGCGAACCCTTCCCGTCGTCACGTTTGCCGTTCTGTCTCTCCTGGCGTGCCAGATCGAAGAACTCGACCCCAAGGCGCCGCTGGAGTCGCCGGAGGCGGCCGGCGCCGGCGCTGGCGCCACGGGGCAGCCGAGCGCCGGTGGCGCGGCGGGGGCCGTCACGACCGGGGCTGGGACGGATGCGGGGTCGGGCGGCGCGCCTGGGGCCGGGGGCGGGCCCGTGGCAAGTGTCGACGGCGGGCCCACCACGAGCACTCCGTCGCCATCGCCGGGCGCCTTGCCCATGAGTGCGACGTTTCAACTGACGCTGGTGCCGGAGGTCGTCGTCGCAACGGCGCGTCGGGTCAACGTCGCCATCCCGCTCGCGCCGGGCGCGCTCACGAACGTCGCCAACATCGAGCTGCGCGTGGGGGGCGCGCCGCTCGCAACGGCCCGTCGCGCGCTCGCTTCATGGCCTGACGGGTCGATCCGCAGCGTTCAGGTTCAGTTCGAGCGTGTGGTGACGGCCAACACGACGGTCGACGTCGTCGTGGGCCAGGCAGCCACGGGAGGCTCGCTCGCGCTGGTGCCGGCAGCGCAGACGCTCGTGAGCTCCGGTGGCGCAAACCTGCCCGGCGTCTGGGCGCTCTTGCCGGCGGCGCACCTCGCCGCGAGCCGCGTCGCGGGGCCGGCGCTGCCGAGCTCGGCGTCGGCCGGTACGCCGGCGGCGGCTTGGGATCGTGTGTGCAATGCAAACACTTTCAATACGGCCGCCTTCAACGCGGTGCGTGGTGAGCAAGGCAGTTGGCTCTTCGATCGCCCGACCGCGCTCTACCGCAACTACCAACGCACCGGCTCCGCCGCGGCGCTCCGCTCGGCCTTCTTGGAGGCGTCGATCTACCGAGATGGCATCACCGGCACCGGGAGCGCGACGCGAATCCCCGTCGCTCCCGACGACCTCAAGTACCACTACACGCAGGGCCTCGCCCTCCACTACTTGCTCACCGGCGACGACCGCTTTCGCGAGGCGGCAGAGAACGTGGCGACGCGCGCGCACGATCTCTGGCCCAGCCCCGGCTACGCCGGCGGCACTGACTTCTGGACCGAGCGGCACGCGGGCTTCGGTCTCCTTGCCTACGAGTGGGCCCTCGCGGTGACCGACGACAAGGCGACGACGTTTGCGTCGTGGGCGGCGGCCGCCGTCGGGGGCTACGCGTCCGTGCAGGGGAGCTGCCCGGCGGGATACACCAACGCGGCGGAGCGCTGCTTCGCCCATGATGCCGAGGCCCACGGCGAGGCTTATGGCTACTTCGGGTGCAGTCCTTGGATGAGCGCCATCTTGGCCGACGCCCTCGACGGTCACGCCGATCGCCTCGCAGGGAGCGGCGATGCCAGCGGTGCCGGGCTCGTTCGCGAGAGCTTGGTGCGGCTCGGTCGCTTCGTCGCGAACCAAGGACGTGACGCGACGGGCAAGCCCTACTACTGGGCTGGCGTCGGCGTCTCCAGCAACGAGGTTGATGACTTCGACGAACACTGGGGCGAGAGTGCATACCTCGTCGCGCTGGCTTGGCACTGGAGTGGCAAGACCGACGCAGGCCTGCGCCAGGCGCTGGATCAGCTCACGTTGGGCCTTGATCAACACGGCGAGGCCGGTCAGCTCCGAAGCTTCAACTGGCAGTGCCGCTCGGGCGTCATGGCGCCGTTCTATTCGCGTCCGTAGCGCGACTCGTCGCCCCGCCGCTCGGAGCCCCGCTCGTCCGCTGCGCCCTTAGGAAGAGCGCGGCGGAGACGCCCAGAGAGACGAGGCCGACGCCGACGAAGACATCGGTCAAGACGCCGTCGGTGCGGATGCGGGCGACCTCTTCGCTGCTGCAGCGCGGACGGCAGTCGGTGTCGCCCATCCATTTCACGCCGAAGGCGGCGCCGCCGCCGAGCGCGAGCACACCGACGCCGCCCAAGAGCCAGGGCAGGG harbors:
- a CDS encoding PEGA domain-containing protein, translating into MRRHAMIRSNVVAFVIVFVSALASHGLADERHDDARRAFDEGVRLFELGDFEGARALFLRAEAARHSSATLFNLARAEEKLQNVQAAVLAYEAYLVEAGASTDLGLAASVAVAELKARSARLRVESRPPSAHVEIDGRTDKGLTPTLIYVRPGVHRVRVWDARREQVRVVHAEAPQVETLVDVDLMPAAAPAESDASRDDAARAPGGLGFVGLSGALVTYHFVGEPKSPAATNFADHTNVTVGAAVDGGIRFATRLFATADAFASVGTYGHPNYVVGGSAGVAYRADAGLWFRAAATIASVDSNKDGRVLGTDVVLGPSVELSYELSRNAAGAWLVGAGASYLPADARRDNDAVFFPVRLTYRLGRLAAL
- a CDS encoding DUF4870 domain-containing protein translates to MNATFPGSLVTTPTERERLAAVMAHGGTLFAWFLAPLAVYLLKRGESRWVEHQARQALLWSLAGTGISVLTCGAAIPLFLVWHLIAAVKIYQGYEYDYPVIGDVSRRLEDAT
- a CDS encoding histidine phosphatase family protein, which codes for MTTRVYLVRHGATPLAAEDRFAGSTDVELSDEGHRQAERLAERLASEPVAAIYASPMKRTVATAAHVAKPHGIEAMTDGDLREIDHGRWEGLTRAEVEERFPDEYAAWDRDPFTFAPDGGEPGVHVMARALPAVRRIVAANVGKAIVIVSHKATIRLVLCALLGIDARGYRDRLDQHPACLNALDFKDPVRVRLVTFNDCSHYTRAPMATGASLSKWWSEPR